One Aegilops tauschii subsp. strangulata cultivar AL8/78 chromosome 7, Aet v6.0, whole genome shotgun sequence genomic window carries:
- the LOC109770243 gene encoding B3 domain-containing protein Os06g0112300-like, with protein sequence MDSAQWLMDLASSITWCFASAVSNEYFPNAGLQQRAEEDEEITPLSGDRPFFTAVMCKTHVQKPYVLIIPTHFQRRLPARRAAVVLRCRGSSWIMSYCGDTKLKRLDQGWADFAVQNRLQVGDACVFELVSGYAGDGGNREVVLEVQVLRGGGLPEPEDLATKGDTAEEAIAILD encoded by the exons ATGGATTCAGCACAATGGTTGATGGATCTTGCCAGCTCCATCACATGGTGCTTTGCAAGTGCAGTGAGCAATGAATACTTTCCAAATGCA GGCTTGCAGCAGCGCGCAGAGGAAGATGAGGAGATCACCCCACTCTCCGGCGACCGACCCTTCTTCACCGCCGTCATGTGCAAGACCCACGTCCAGAAGCCCTATGTGCTG ATCATCCCGACCCACTTCCAGCGCCGGCTACCGGCGAGGCGCGCGGCGGTGGTGCTCCGGTGCCGCGGGAGCTCGTGGATCATGAGCTACTGCGGTGACACCAAGCTGAAGAGACTCGACCAGGGCTGGGCGGACTTCGCCGTCCAGAACCGGCTGCAGGTCGGCGACGCGTGTGTGTTCGAGCTGGTGTCCGGGTATGCTGGAGATGGCGGCAACAGGGAGGTGGTGCTGGAGGTGCAGGTGCTTCGAGGTGGTGGCCTGCCGGAGCCTGAGGATCTCGCCACCAAAGGAGACACCGCCGAGGAGGCCATCGCCATCTTGGACTAG
- the LOC109770233 gene encoding 5'-methylthioadenosine/S-adenosylhomocysteine nucleosidase, translating into MAPPSSEEPAAAQSAGAGAISKVLVVIAMQTEALPLVTRFQLVEAAADESIFPKGAPWTRYHGDYKGLHIDLVWPGKDPVLGVDSVGTVSAALVTYASIQLLKPDLIINAGTAGGFKARGAGIGDVFLASDVAFHDRRIPIPVFDSYGIGARKTFETPNIVKELNLKVGKLSTGDSLDMSPHDETAILSNEATVKDMEGAAVAYVADLFSTPAIFVKAVTDIVDGEKPTAEEFLQNLISVTMALDQAVMQVVDFISGKCISDL; encoded by the exons ATGGCTCCGCCGTCCTCTGAAGAGCCTGCCGCCGCCCAGTCCGCTGGGGCCGGCGCTATCTCCAAGGTCCTCGTCGTCATAG CGATGCAGACGGAGGCGCTCCCGCTCGTCACCCGGTTCCAGCTCGTCGAGGCGGCCGCCGACGAATCCAT ATTTCCTAAAGGTGCCCCTTGGACTCGGTACCATGGCGACTATAAAGGCCTCCACATCGATCTCGTCTGGCCTGGAAAAGATCCTGTGCTCG GAGTTGACAGTGTTGGTACAGTATCCGCAGCTCTGGTGACTTATGCTTCTATTCAATTGTTGAAGCCAGACCTTATCATCAATGCTGGTACTGCTGGTGGTTTTAAG GCCAGAGGAGCAGGTATTGGGGATGTCTTCTTAGCTTCAGATGTTGCTTTCCATGACAGGAGAATACCCATTCCT GTTTTTGACAGTTATGGAATTGGAGCACGAAAAACATTTGAAACCCCAAATATAGTGAAGGAACTCAATTTGAAG GTTGGGAAACTGTCAACTGGTGATTCTCTGGATATGTCCCCCCATGATGAGACAGCAATACTGAGCAATGAAGCTACAGTCAAGGATATGGAG GGAGCAGCAGTGGCATATGTTGCTGACTTGTTCTCAACACCCGCTATCTTTGTCAAAGCTGTGACTGACATTGTTGATGGGGAGAAGCCAACAGCCGAGGAGTTTCTGCAAAACCTGATCTCGGTGACGATGGCGCTGGACCAGGCAGTCATGCAAGTGGTAGACTTCATCAGCGGCAAATGTATCTCTGATCTCTGA